From the Exiguobacterium aurantiacum genome, one window contains:
- a CDS encoding MarR family winged helix-turn-helix transcriptional regulator: MPRQDAADQFVKLIPLIRRKLLRRSDLPQIPNLNFSHFHLLMLIEDEGAVTNGHISETLSIAPPNVTPLITKLVDEGYITRVPDERDRRVIWNQLTDKGELVLRERRDSFRRLFEDRLAFLDEEETDRLIDSLKTLTEIVEKMDKSEG; the protein is encoded by the coding sequence ATGCCGAGACAAGACGCAGCCGATCAGTTCGTGAAACTGATCCCATTAATCCGTAGGAAGTTGTTACGCCGTTCCGACCTCCCGCAAATCCCAAACTTGAACTTTTCCCACTTTCATCTGCTCATGCTGATTGAAGATGAAGGCGCCGTGACGAATGGACACATCAGCGAGACGTTATCGATCGCACCGCCGAACGTGACGCCGCTCATCACGAAGCTCGTCGACGAGGGCTACATCACCCGCGTCCCGGACGAGCGTGACCGCCGCGTCATCTGGAATCAGTTGACCGACAAAGGTGAGCTCGTGCTTCGCGAGCGTCGTGACTCGTTTCGACGCTTGTTCGAGGACCGCCTCGCTTTTTTAGACGAGGAAGAGACAGATCGATTGATTGACAGCTTGAAGACGTTGACGGAGATCGTCGAGAAGATGGATAAGAGCGAGGGATGA
- a CDS encoding YebC/PmpR family DNA-binding transcriptional regulator translates to MGRKWNNIKEKKASKDANTSRIYAKFGREIYVAARQGEPDPESNQALKFVVERAKTYNVPRAIIDRAIDKAKGGDEENFDELRYEGFGPNGSMLIVDTLTNNVNRTASEVRAAFGKNGGNMGVSGSVAYMFDATAVIGVSGMSADDVLELMMEHDLDVRDVIEEDETIIVYAEPEAFHAVQTAFQAAGIETFEVAELTMLPQNEIALDDESKEQFEKLLDVLEDLEDVRQVYHNVE, encoded by the coding sequence ATGGGTCGTAAATGGAACAACATTAAAGAGAAAAAAGCGTCAAAAGACGCCAATACGAGTCGCATCTATGCGAAGTTCGGCCGTGAAATCTACGTAGCCGCCCGCCAAGGGGAACCAGATCCAGAATCAAACCAAGCGCTCAAGTTCGTCGTCGAACGGGCGAAGACGTACAACGTCCCTCGCGCCATCATCGACCGCGCCATCGACAAGGCGAAAGGCGGCGACGAAGAGAACTTCGATGAACTCCGCTATGAAGGGTTCGGACCGAACGGCTCGATGCTCATCGTCGACACGCTCACGAACAACGTCAACCGGACGGCGTCTGAAGTCCGCGCCGCTTTCGGCAAAAACGGCGGCAACATGGGTGTCAGCGGATCGGTCGCCTACATGTTTGACGCGACGGCCGTCATCGGTGTCAGCGGCATGAGCGCCGACGACGTACTTGAACTCATGATGGAGCATGACCTCGACGTTCGTGACGTTATCGAAGAAGATGAAACGATCATCGTCTATGCGGAGCCAGAAGCGTTCCACGCCGTCCAGACCGCGTTCCAAGCGGCGGGCATCGAGACGTTCGAAGTCGCCGAGTTGACGATGTTGCCACAAAACGAGATCGCCCTCGACGACGAATCGAAGGAACAGTTTGAAAAACTGCTCGACGTCCTCGAAGATCTCGAAGACGTGCGCCAGGTGTACCATAACGTTGAATGA
- a CDS encoding Na+/H+ antiporter family protein, with protein sequence MNAVLLAVIVLFALAISRVHIVLSLILAAIVGGLVGGLGFNDTLTAFSDGLGGGATIALSYALLGAFAVGLSKTGLPDVLAEKLIGMSGRDVTGKSVARVKALLLSFLLLLAISSQNALPIHIAFIPIVIPPLLVLFNELKLDRRLVATILTFGLVTPYMLLPVGFGGIYLNEILLPNVETNGMAVGDVNIVSIMAIPALGMLVGLITAFFHYRKPRTYDTIQLGPTDYEIRTLSPLKIWLTAAVVLVVLIVQLQTESMIASAVSGLILLTLLRLIPWSEADDIFTSGMRMMAFIGFVMIAASGFAAVIRATGAIDPLVSGASGIMGDSQFVAALVMLLVGLVITLGIGSSFSTIPIIAAIFVPLCIQYGFSVEATIAIIGTAGALGDAGSPASDSTLGPTSGLNADGQHDHLRETVWPTFLHYNIPLIVFGLIAAMVL encoded by the coding sequence ATGAATGCTGTCTTATTAGCTGTTATCGTATTATTCGCGCTCGCGATCAGTCGAGTGCACATCGTCTTGTCGCTCATCCTCGCCGCAATCGTCGGTGGTCTCGTCGGAGGTCTCGGGTTCAACGACACGTTGACCGCCTTCAGTGACGGTCTTGGCGGAGGGGCTACCATCGCCCTCAGTTACGCGTTGCTCGGTGCGTTTGCCGTCGGTCTATCAAAAACGGGACTCCCGGATGTCCTGGCTGAAAAATTGATCGGCATGTCAGGTCGCGACGTCACCGGTAAGAGCGTGGCGCGCGTCAAGGCGCTATTGCTATCGTTCCTCTTATTACTAGCCATCAGTTCGCAGAACGCTTTACCGATTCACATCGCGTTCATCCCGATCGTCATCCCGCCGCTCCTCGTGCTGTTTAACGAGTTGAAGCTCGACCGCCGGCTCGTGGCGACAATCCTCACGTTCGGTCTCGTCACGCCGTATATGTTACTTCCGGTCGGATTCGGCGGCATTTACTTGAATGAGATTTTGCTGCCGAACGTGGAAACGAACGGCATGGCCGTCGGTGATGTCAATATTGTCAGCATCATGGCCATCCCGGCGCTCGGGATGCTCGTCGGTCTCATCACTGCCTTCTTCCACTACCGGAAGCCGCGGACGTACGATACGATTCAACTCGGTCCTACCGACTATGAAATTCGGACGTTGAGCCCGCTCAAGATTTGGCTCACCGCCGCCGTCGTCCTCGTCGTGCTCATCGTTCAACTTCAGACCGAATCGATGATCGCCTCGGCCGTCTCAGGACTCATACTGTTGACGTTGCTTCGCCTCATCCCTTGGTCAGAGGCGGACGACATCTTCACGAGCGGCATGCGCATGATGGCTTTCATCGGCTTCGTCATGATCGCAGCGAGCGGTTTTGCCGCCGTCATCCGCGCGACCGGTGCCATCGATCCGCTCGTCAGTGGTGCAAGCGGCATCATGGGCGACTCACAATTTGTCGCCGCGCTCGTCATGCTCCTCGTCGGACTCGTGATCACGCTAGGAATCGGTTCGAGTTTCTCGACGATTCCAATCATCGCGGCCATCTTCGTCCCGCTTTGCATCCAATACGGTTTCTCTGTCGAGGCGACAATCGCCATCATCGGTACGGCCGGGGCACTCGGTGACGCCGGTAGCCCGGCGAGTGACTCGACGCTCGGACCAACGAGCGGCTTGAACGCCGACGGTCAACACGACCACTTGCGTGAGACGGTATGGCCGACGTTCCTCCACTACAACATCCCGCTCATCGTCTTCGGCTTGATTGCCGCCATGGTGTTGTAA
- a CDS encoding glutamate synthase subunit beta encodes MRHKFIDIPRQTLPERSVLERIHDYNEYASRMEDEPIVKQAERCMDCGTPFCHVGDMIGQETIGCPIHNLIPEWNKLVSDQDWYRAYERLMETNNFPEFTGRVCPAPCEGSCTLGISEDPVAIKSIERTIIDRAFEEGWVKPRHVKKRTGHRVAIIGSGPAGLAAADQLNQLGHAVTIYEKADEAGGLLFYGIPNMKLEKDVVRRRVRLLEAEGIRFKTGFNVGTDVTIESLRHTYDAVILATGAQKQRTLGIDGDDATGVEPAMDYLTEATRTLGGKSLDARYDANGKDVIVIGGGDTGADCVATAIRQGAKSVTQFGKHPEKGMFRAPEKPWPLQPDTLSTDYAYAEAIEHFDRDPRTYLIRSNRVIKEGDRIVGIETERMEKIVKPDGQATFFVVDGSVETYPADLVLVAIGFERPERELRKVGIEANHDYTSNVEGVFVAGDARRGQSLIVWAIREGREVADTVDGYLNTCQQQLKTSS; translated from the coding sequence ATGAGACATAAATTTATCGATATCCCACGACAGACATTACCTGAACGCTCTGTCCTTGAACGGATTCATGATTACAATGAATACGCGTCTCGGATGGAAGACGAACCAATCGTCAAACAAGCCGAGCGCTGCATGGATTGCGGCACCCCGTTCTGTCACGTCGGGGACATGATCGGCCAAGAGACGATCGGCTGTCCGATTCATAACTTGATTCCCGAGTGGAACAAGCTCGTCTCGGACCAAGATTGGTATCGTGCTTACGAACGATTGATGGAGACGAACAATTTCCCGGAGTTTACGGGACGTGTCTGTCCGGCCCCGTGTGAAGGGTCGTGTACGCTCGGCATCAGTGAGGATCCGGTCGCCATCAAATCGATCGAACGGACGATCATCGATCGGGCGTTCGAGGAAGGTTGGGTCAAGCCGCGTCACGTCAAGAAACGGACCGGACATCGTGTCGCCATCATTGGCAGCGGGCCGGCCGGACTCGCGGCGGCCGATCAATTGAACCAGCTCGGCCATGCGGTCACGATTTATGAGAAAGCGGACGAGGCGGGCGGGCTGTTGTTCTATGGCATCCCGAACATGAAGCTCGAGAAAGACGTCGTCCGGCGTCGTGTACGTCTGCTCGAGGCGGAGGGGATTCGCTTCAAGACGGGCTTCAACGTCGGAACCGACGTGACGATTGAGTCACTCCGTCACACGTACGATGCCGTCATTCTTGCGACGGGCGCACAGAAACAACGGACGCTTGGCATCGATGGGGATGATGCCACAGGCGTCGAGCCGGCGATGGATTATTTGACCGAAGCGACGCGTACGCTCGGCGGGAAATCGCTCGACGCCCGATATGACGCGAACGGAAAAGACGTCATCGTCATCGGTGGCGGGGACACGGGCGCGGACTGCGTAGCGACGGCGATCCGTCAAGGCGCCAAGTCAGTGACGCAGTTCGGGAAACACCCGGAGAAAGGTATGTTCCGGGCACCGGAGAAGCCATGGCCGCTCCAACCGGACACGTTATCGACCGATTACGCCTATGCGGAAGCGATCGAACACTTCGACCGTGACCCGCGCACGTATTTGATTCGCTCGAACCGAGTCATCAAAGAAGGGGATCGTATCGTCGGTATTGAGACGGAACGGATGGAGAAAATCGTCAAACCGGACGGACAGGCGACGTTCTTCGTCGTCGACGGTTCGGTCGAGACGTATCCGGCCGATCTCGTGCTTGTCGCCATCGGGTTCGAACGACCAGAGCGAGAGCTCCGTAAGGTCGGCATCGAGGCGAACCATGACTATACGTCGAACGTCGAGGGTGTGTTTGTCGCAGGGGATGCGCGACGGGGACAAAGTTTGATTGTTTGGGCAATCCGAGAAGGTCGCGAAGTCGCGGATACCGTCGACGGATACTTGAACACTTGTCAACAACAGCTAAAAACTTCATCATAA